A single genomic interval of Arthrobacter methylotrophus harbors:
- a CDS encoding lysophospholipid acyltransferase family protein: protein MEAFDVIRWTTRGLISGTCRPTVIGLENVPKEGPFIVAPNHLSFLDSVIVQALMPRPVGFFAKAEYFTTKGFKGRAMKAFFQAVGSIPVERGEQAASVQALKTLLDILENGRGIGIYPEGTRSRDGLLYRGRTGVGWLALTTGAPVVPVGLLGTDKLQPVDRNTVRPQHFTMKVGAPLYFEKTGPDHSLPARREVTDKIMEAIAVLSGQERATGYNQSKSAE from the coding sequence ATGGAAGCCTTTGATGTCATTCGCTGGACCACCCGCGGACTGATTTCCGGCACCTGCCGGCCCACAGTCATTGGCTTGGAAAACGTACCCAAAGAAGGGCCCTTCATTGTGGCCCCGAATCATTTGTCTTTTCTGGACAGTGTGATTGTCCAGGCCCTGATGCCCCGTCCGGTCGGCTTCTTCGCCAAAGCCGAGTATTTCACTACCAAGGGTTTCAAGGGCCGCGCCATGAAGGCGTTCTTCCAGGCTGTTGGATCCATTCCCGTGGAACGCGGAGAGCAAGCGGCCAGCGTGCAGGCGCTCAAGACCCTCCTGGACATCCTGGAGAACGGCAGGGGCATCGGTATCTACCCGGAGGGGACCCGCTCGCGTGACGGCCTGCTCTACCGCGGCCGGACCGGCGTCGGCTGGCTTGCGCTGACCACGGGGGCGCCTGTGGTACCGGTGGGACTCCTTGGCACGGACAAGTTGCAGCCCGTGGACCGCAACACCGTCCGCCCTCAGCATTTCACCATGAAGGTGGGCGCTCCGCTGTACTTCGAAAAGACGGGGCCGGACCATTCCCTGCCTGCCCGGCGCGAAGTGACGGACAAGATCATGGAGGCCATTGCGGTGTTGAGCGGCCAGGAACGTGCCACCGGCTACAACCAGAGCAAGTCTGCGGAGTAG
- a CDS encoding HAD hydrolase-like protein, with protein sequence MTQTMVPVIFDLDGTLVDPAGGITEGIAAALDGLGLPIPEQHVLDSMVGPKLSDSLEHLAKVPAARVDEVIGRYRSHYRSVGIGQSLLYPGIRELLEFFAESRRPVAVATQKPQGLARLVLEHHGIAGFFASICGASDDESMGANTAPGKVEIVGTALAALHSQPAVMVGDRHQDVAGAMANGIDCIGVSWGFALHGELQEAGAVAVVDTAAQLLKKIEELDAVRAAALSEVQNDGSL encoded by the coding sequence GTGACTCAAACAATGGTGCCCGTAATCTTCGATCTGGACGGCACCCTTGTCGATCCCGCCGGCGGCATAACCGAAGGCATTGCCGCGGCCCTGGACGGACTGGGTCTCCCCATCCCGGAACAACACGTGCTGGACTCCATGGTTGGTCCCAAGCTCAGCGATTCGTTGGAGCACCTTGCCAAGGTTCCCGCGGCAAGGGTCGACGAAGTCATTGGACGCTACCGCAGCCACTACCGATCCGTGGGAATCGGACAAAGCCTGCTGTATCCCGGCATTCGTGAGCTCTTGGAGTTCTTTGCCGAGTCGCGGCGACCGGTTGCAGTGGCCACGCAGAAACCTCAAGGCCTGGCGCGCTTGGTTTTGGAGCACCATGGCATTGCGGGGTTCTTTGCTTCCATCTGCGGCGCCTCGGATGATGAATCGATGGGCGCCAACACGGCCCCCGGCAAAGTGGAAATCGTTGGGACGGCCCTGGCCGCGCTACATTCCCAGCCCGCAGTGATGGTGGGGGACCGTCACCAGGACGTCGCGGGAGCCATGGCCAATGGCATTGACTGCATCGGCGTCAGTTGGGGATTTGCGCTTCATGGCGAGCTTCAAGAGGCAGGCGCCGTCGCTGTCGTAGACACCGCGGCCCAGCTGCTGAAGAAGATCGAAGAACTTGACGCTGTCCGCGCGGCGGCCCTGAGCGAGGTGCAGAACGATGGAAGCCTTTGA
- the uvrA gene encoding excinuclease ABC subunit UvrA, whose translation MPKAVAEVPAVESLASVSAQQLATPVRHDLSRLVVKGAREHNLRNVDLDLPRDAMIVFTGLSGSGKSSLAFDTIFAEGQRRYVESLSAYARQFLGQVDKPDVDFIEGLSPAVSIDQKSTSKNPRSTVGTITEIYDYMRLLWARVGRPHCPVCHEPITRQTPQQIVDQLLELESGTRFQILAPVVRGRKGEFVELFKELTAKGYSRARVDGELVQLSDPPKLGKQFKHSIEVVVDRLVVKEGISQRLTDSIETGLGLAEGRVLVEFVDLDADDPARIRAFSENLACPNEHPLAIDEIEPRTFSFNNPFGACAACSGIGTKLEVDEELVVPNPELSLNEGAIAPWSLGTATTEYWNRLLEGLALELGFSMDTAWEKLPRDVRQTVLHGKDHKVVVQYRNRFGRERKYSTGFEGAIQYVHRKHGETDSDWARDRYEEYMRQIPCPACNGARLNPASLSVLINGKSIAEVSALPMRECADFLGSLTLTDRETQIAHQVLKEIQARLTFLLDVGLEYLNLERPSGTLSGGEAQRIRLATQIGSGLVGVLYVLDEPSIGLHQKDNRRLIETLTRLRDLGNTLIVVEHDEDTIHEADWVVDIGPGAGEHGGQVVHSGSYKELLENTNSLTGDYLSGRRKIDIPVKRRKYDKKRELKVIGARENNLSNVDATFPLGLFTAVTGVSGSGKSTLVNEILYKVLANKLNGAKQVAGRHRSVAGLEHLDKVVHVDQSPIGRTPRSNPATYTGVFDNIRKLFAETTEAKVRGYQPGRFSFNVKGGRCEACSGDGTLKIEMNFLPDVYVPCEVCHGARYNRETLEVHYKGKTIADVLNMPIEEGAEFFAAFSPIARHLNTLVDVGLGYVRLGQPATTLSGGEAQRVKLASELQKRSNGRSVYVLDEPTTGLHFEDIRKLLMVLQGLVDKGNTVITIEHNLDVIKSADWIVDLGPNGGSGGGRIVATGTPEQVAKSTESHTASFLAEILG comes from the coding sequence GTCTTCACAGGCTTGTCGGGTTCGGGCAAGTCGTCCTTGGCCTTCGATACGATCTTTGCCGAAGGTCAGCGCCGGTACGTGGAATCGTTGTCGGCCTATGCCCGCCAGTTCCTGGGCCAGGTGGACAAGCCGGATGTCGACTTTATCGAGGGCCTGTCCCCGGCAGTCTCCATCGATCAGAAGTCCACCAGCAAGAACCCGCGTTCCACCGTGGGCACCATCACCGAGATCTATGACTACATGCGCCTTCTCTGGGCCCGTGTCGGCAGGCCGCATTGCCCGGTCTGCCATGAGCCGATCACGCGCCAGACGCCGCAGCAAATAGTCGACCAATTGCTGGAGCTTGAGTCCGGCACCCGCTTCCAGATCCTCGCCCCGGTAGTGCGGGGGCGCAAGGGCGAATTCGTCGAGCTCTTCAAAGAGCTCACCGCCAAGGGATACTCGCGTGCCCGGGTGGATGGAGAGCTTGTCCAACTGAGTGATCCTCCCAAGCTAGGGAAGCAATTCAAGCACTCCATTGAAGTGGTCGTGGACCGCTTGGTGGTCAAAGAAGGGATCAGCCAACGGCTGACCGACTCGATCGAAACCGGGCTCGGACTTGCGGAAGGCCGGGTGCTGGTTGAGTTCGTGGACCTCGACGCCGACGATCCCGCACGCATCCGGGCCTTCTCGGAAAACCTTGCTTGCCCTAATGAGCACCCTCTGGCCATTGACGAAATCGAGCCCCGCACGTTCTCGTTCAACAACCCCTTCGGCGCATGTGCGGCTTGCAGCGGCATCGGCACCAAGCTCGAAGTGGATGAAGAATTGGTGGTCCCCAACCCCGAGCTTTCCCTGAACGAGGGGGCCATTGCGCCTTGGTCGCTGGGTACGGCCACCACGGAGTACTGGAACCGGCTCCTGGAGGGCCTTGCCTTGGAGCTCGGTTTTTCCATGGATACCGCCTGGGAGAAGCTGCCCCGCGACGTGCGGCAGACGGTGCTGCACGGCAAAGACCACAAGGTCGTCGTCCAGTACCGCAACAGGTTCGGCCGGGAACGCAAGTACAGTACCGGCTTCGAAGGCGCCATCCAGTATGTCCACCGCAAACACGGCGAGACTGACTCAGACTGGGCGCGCGACCGCTATGAAGAGTACATGAGGCAAATTCCTTGCCCTGCGTGCAACGGCGCCCGGCTCAACCCGGCATCCTTGTCAGTGCTGATCAATGGCAAGTCGATCGCGGAGGTTTCGGCCCTCCCCATGCGTGAATGTGCGGACTTCCTCGGCAGCCTCACGCTCACCGACCGTGAGACACAGATTGCCCACCAGGTGCTCAAGGAGATCCAAGCCCGGTTGACCTTCCTCCTCGACGTCGGGCTGGAGTACCTGAATCTGGAACGGCCGTCCGGGACCTTGTCCGGCGGTGAAGCCCAGCGTATTCGACTCGCCACGCAGATCGGCTCCGGGCTGGTGGGTGTCCTGTATGTGCTGGACGAGCCGTCCATTGGGCTGCACCAGAAGGACAATCGCCGCCTCATTGAGACGCTCACCCGCTTGCGCGACCTCGGGAACACGCTGATCGTCGTCGAACACGACGAGGACACTATTCACGAGGCTGACTGGGTGGTGGATATCGGACCGGGCGCCGGTGAACACGGTGGCCAGGTGGTGCACTCCGGTTCCTACAAGGAGCTCCTGGAAAACACCAACTCGCTGACGGGTGACTACCTGTCCGGGCGCCGCAAGATTGATATCCCGGTCAAGCGGCGCAAGTATGACAAGAAGCGCGAGCTCAAGGTTATCGGCGCCCGCGAAAACAACCTGAGCAACGTTGACGCCACCTTCCCGTTGGGCCTCTTTACCGCAGTGACAGGAGTCAGCGGCTCAGGGAAGTCAACCTTGGTCAATGAGATCCTGTACAAGGTTCTTGCCAACAAGCTCAACGGAGCCAAGCAGGTTGCTGGCCGGCATCGTTCAGTGGCGGGCCTGGAGCACCTCGACAAGGTGGTGCACGTGGACCAGAGCCCGATCGGGCGGACGCCTCGTTCCAACCCGGCAACGTACACGGGCGTCTTCGACAACATCCGGAAGCTCTTCGCGGAGACCACCGAAGCCAAGGTGCGCGGCTACCAGCCGGGCCGCTTCTCATTCAACGTCAAGGGCGGCCGCTGCGAGGCCTGTTCCGGTGACGGGACACTGAAGATCGAGATGAACTTCCTGCCGGACGTTTACGTTCCTTGCGAAGTGTGCCATGGTGCCCGCTACAACCGGGAAACCCTTGAAGTCCACTACAAGGGAAAGACCATCGCAGACGTTCTGAACATGCCTATCGAGGAGGGCGCGGAGTTCTTCGCGGCTTTCTCGCCTATCGCCCGGCACCTGAACACGCTGGTCGACGTCGGTCTCGGCTACGTCCGCCTCGGGCAGCCCGCCACCACGCTTTCCGGTGGAGAAGCCCAGCGCGTCAAACTGGCCTCCGAACTGCAGAAACGATCGAACGGCCGCAGCGTCTACGTTTTGGATGAGCCCACCACCGGCCTGCACTTCGAGGACATCCGCAAGCTGCTTATGGTGCTTCAAGGATTGGTGGACAAGGGAAATACCGTCATCACCATTGAGCACAACCTTGACGTCATCAAGTCCGCCGACTGGATTGTCGATCTCGGCCCCAACGGGGGTTCGGGCGGTGGACGCATCGTGGCAACAGGCACGCCCGAACAGGTAGCCAAGTCCACGGAAAGCCATACCGCCTCCTTCCTTGCGGAGATTCTGGGGTAG